The genome window AATTTGTCCTGTACATTAAAAGGTGTCTTTACCTTTGGCACAGTTGCTTCCAGTAAAAGGGTTTTTGCACTCACAAAGATAGTCAGACCAAAGGTCATGACACATGCCGCCGTTCTTACATGGGTTGCTGTGACATGGGGATGGTGTTGCCCGAGGACAcctttataaaacaaaaataagttaCAAAGACAAATTgctgaaatgtagaaatttataAAAAAGTAACAGagagatacattttctgtattatgtaaataaattgatagtatagttttaaaaagtatttattattattagatggggacagtagagagatgacaaaTTAgttgggagagagaggggggatgacataCAACTAAGGTCCCCAGCTTGACTCAGAACAGGGCTGCTGTGTCCATAAGGTCAGCATCCCAAACGCCACAAAGACACCCTGATAATATTGTTTAAATCATAGAACCTCACAGTTTACCATTATATTGGGAAAGTGAATTGTGTATAATGTGAAGGACATTGAAATGCTTACCTATCAAGGATGTTATATGTTGCAAGGGCCATGGAAGGTCTCAGCAGGATGCCATTCACATGAATGTTATGAATACATCCAACAAAATCATGGGTTTTTATCTGAGCAGGATGCAGTAAAATAGATTCAAAAGTCCTCAGTCCTCCAAATGTCATATTACTGCCAACATCTAATGTACTGATTGTAGataaagatggagagagggcattaataaagattaaacacaagctaaaaaacagaaatgatgaaTTATGGGAAAGTAGTAATTATCATTTCACTGCTACCTCTCTAAGCTTCTGCCATCActctgtgaaaaacaaaatccattgTTCTCAACAATCACATCTGTGCAGTTGTCCACATGCAAAGAACCCATCTGTTAAATGCAAATAGTGCTACATCAGTCTTTCCAGATTCACTTCTTTCACTTCCAACTTAAAAATATCATCTGATTAACCttgtatatgtgtataattAAAACTCACATTGCCAGTCCTCCTGGCAGTAACACTGTGAAAATATCCGTCTGCCACTTTCTTGTTTGTCTGCAGCCTCACAGGTCCTGAGCCCAGGTCATAAGAGAGATGTATAGTCCCATCCAGTATCTCCAGTGCAaagaactctctgctggatgaTCCTCCAGGGTTGTACAGGAGCAGGGAGTTCCTCTGCACTGTCGCAAACTCTAGAAAGATTAAATTTGTGCTGCGATCCAACGGGGGAAACTCCATGAAGGACAGCTCCTCAAAGCCATAACTGTGCTCCTCGCAGTGGACTCCACTGACTcctaaaataaagataaaacataGTGTTActacatttgaataaataagTTGTTGGGTTGGAGTATATTTCATGAAAATGAAAGGAATAGTACGGAAAcgggcctggctctgtccaaaggaaacaaaatccaccagCAGCATCTCGTGTTAATTGAAACATGAGATGTATCGTCAAGAACTGAAGtgcaatttgttgttttaccaGGGGTTATGCACCAGACAATTTTTTGGCGGGCACAGTAAGTGATATGGTAAAAGAGAAGtagtttgtttaaatatggggaaaATGGCATACAATTTCAGACAATCTCTCATGAAAAGTGATAGAAATAGTTGTGTGCAGAATAACAAAAGAAAGAGGCTCCTTACTCACCTTCGCACATCTGGCCAGTCACTgcatgaagtgggtgtgaatatTGGTTTAGGAAAGTGAAAGAAATTGTCGGACACATCCCCCCCAATTCTGATGTcggaaaggtgtgtgtgtgtggggggggttcCGAAGCTATTCaaccatctgacaagcacttctgATGGAGTATACTGGTGTCTGgtgtctccgctggttgcctagCAAAGGCTACTGGCCAAATATATATTAAACAAGCGAAATATAACAggttaattagtgatctttatgattttgtttgcttttgttacctttggacagagccaggctagctgtttcctcctgtttccagtctttctgcttAGCTAacctaaccagctgctggctgtagccttatatttaacggACAAGtgagagagtggtatcaatcttctcatctaactctccccaagaaagcaaattaacatatttcccaaaatgttgaagttttacttttaaagaTCTTTCTTTAAGCATTATTCTTACCAAAGGGACAATGACAAGAGAATCCTGTCTGTGAATTGACGCAGCTGCCCTGAACACAGGGGGTTGATCTACAGTGGTCTATGAACTGCTCACACATTTCTCctggaaaaggaaaataaagtcCAGACTTTCAAGAGATTCTGGAATCTATTAATGCAGAATAATGTGGGATTTTTTAATATGCCAAAGTCTACCTTCAAATCCCGGCACACAGTGACAGTGATATCTATCACGAGTGGGAATACAAGTTCCTCCGTTTTGGCAATTCACCTTCAGGCATTCATCTACATCTGTAGAGCAGACAGAGCCAGAGAAGCCACTCTGACAGTGACAGTAGAAACTTCCTGGAGTATTCACACATGTGCCTTTATTCTCGCAGGGATTCACCTCACATTCATCAATGTCATCTTCACACAGTGTCCCAGTGAAGCCGGCTGGACAGGTACAATTAAAAATCTCTTTCTGCGGTGACACAAAGATGACTGCCGTGCTTTCCAGAACAGCAACATCCTGGgtgatgtaaatgtttttgttgcacGTTGCCCCATTTTGACAAGGGCTGGTGAGACATGGATCACTGGTGATGTGAGAAATCGTCACATTGCTCTGAGCCTCCAGTAATTTCTTATGGCCTGCAGAGATACCACTGGCCACCTCTCTGCTAAGATATTGACCGTTGTAATTTTTAACCGCAGCCAATAGAAGGATTTCACTGCCAATATGTTTCATTCCAAATGCATGAGTCTTAGACGCCTGTAGGTTAAACAGACTGTCCAGAGCTTTCACAAATCGCAAATAATTATTAGACAAAAACTCTTCCATTGAGGATGATGACACATAGAATAATATGCAGCTGTCTATAGAAGCATTTGTGAATCCTTTGTAGTTTACATAGATGCTGTTGTTGACTGGGAGGTGAAGCTGATCTGTAGCTTCGATAGTGATGTTAAATGTAGCCTCGCCTTGAAAAGGAGACGACCACAGCTCACACGTGCCATTAGCTACTGTAAACATATTAAGTGGACCACTTTTGATAGCGCAGTTGAATGTATCAGACTCATCCTGATCCTCAGGATGGACGTTTCCGACCATGCCTCCTTGGAAAGAACTACCAAAATATTTCACCTCGATGAAGATGTTTCTAGGCAATGAAGGGTTATCGTTTAAATCCACAATCTTGATGTGGATCATTGTTGTTGATGACAGCAGAGGGATCCCTGCATCCCTAACAGCCACCAGGACTCGATATGCAGAGATTTGTTCCCGATCAATAGTCCGTGTGGTGTATAAAACTCCATCAGGAGTCAGTGAAAAAGGACTACCTGCTGAAGGATTTGCCAACCAGTAAGTAAAAGGTCCCTGGTTTGGCggcaaatcagaatcagatgcATTTAGTCTGACAACTATGGTGCCTTGAGGCTGATTTTCTTTCACTTGAGCCTCAGTGAATGTGAGTTTGGGAGCATTGTCGTTAACGTCATCAATAGTCACAATGACATATGTAGTCCCTGTGGCTGGTGGAGAGCCATTATCAGTGGCTGTAACAGTCAGATTATAAACTTGTACCAGTTCTCTGTCAAGTGGAGAGTTTACTGAAATAACACCACTGGATGGATCAATGGCAAAAGAGAAGTTTGTGTTTCCATTTTCAATAGTGAAGAAGAAACGATTCCAGTCAAAGATGGAGTCCTGATCCAGAGCACTCACAGTTATCACAGATGCCCCAACTGGGCTGTCTTCTGTCACATTCGCCAAATAAAGTGCAGAGGTAAATATGGGTGCATCGTTAGTGTCGATGACACGGATGTGGACCAAAGTCTCGTCTACGTCCACGCCAGTAATAACACCAGAGTTCTTCGCCAGAACTTTTAAAACTATGTGACTGTTGCCTTGTTTCCTCAAACTGCCAGTTGTGTATATTTCTCCAGAAAGTTTTTTGATTTCAAAGCCCATATATTTGTTTTGACCAAACATCAGGTAAAACACCTGACCTTCAGAGCCTTGGTCATCATCTGTAGCTGTTACTTTTCCAATCCTAGTTCCAACaggtacatttttaaataccaAAAAGTTGTATTCTTTTTTCCTGAATGTAGGTGTGGACTCATTGACATCTGAGATTTGTATGACaacatgggccaaactaaatAAAGCATGACCACCAATGTTTGAAGCTTTGATTGTTACATCAAAGATCTGCTCTTGCTCATAATCAAAGACGTCCAAAGTGGTGATTGTGCCATTTCTTGAATCAATTGCAAATTTATCCACATGGCCAGCAATGAGAGAGTAGGATATTTGTGCATTTGCACCTGAATCAGCATCAAGAGCCTTCACATCTAGGACATTTGTTCCACTTTCTGAGTTTTCAGGCACTGAAGTGGTATACTCTGAGGATGAAAAGACTGGAGGATTGTCATTCACATCCATAACTACCACTGTAACATTTAACATGCCAGTTTTAGAGACCCAGCCACCATCCATGGCTTTGATTTGGAAATGATAAATACCTTCTGTTTCAAAGTCAAGCTCTCTGATCAGTGTTAGCAGCCCAGAGGAGTCTCCTACAGAGAATGGTAAATATTGATTTTCTGGGGTAATGCAGTACATGATAGCACCATTGGGACCATAATCCTCATCTTGTGCTTGAATTTTCCCAATTACTGATCCTACCGACAAGTCCTCAGGAACAGTGAATGTGACATCTGGCTCTCTAAAGATCGGAGAAAATTGATTCCTCCCAGTAATTTCAAAAGTGATTTCAGTCTGTGATGATAAAGAGGGGTGGCCCTGATCTTTTGCCATGACtaataaagtgaaaaacaaatttacgCTCTCCATCAAACTTTGATTTAACATTACTTTTCCATTGTCAGCTTGGATCCAGAAGAAATCAGATGCATTACCTCCATTCAAAACATATTCAATACCAACGCTGGTGTTATTGACATCCTGATCTATTGCTGCAAACTGGGCCACCTCAGTACCAACAGCCATGTGATACGGGATAGCAATCAGAGGCTGCAAAGGTAAAAACATTGGTGGGTAGTAGTTATATGGTTCTAATCTCACTGTGACAGTGGCGTTACTGTGCAGAGGAACTCTGCCACAATCAAATGCAATGACTGTAAATTGGTAGATTTCAAAAGCAGAATTATGTAACATCAGTGGCTGCTTTGTATTGATTTCACCAGAGGAAGTGTTCACCCAAAACTCCTCATTCGGAGGTTCAATAACATACAAAATCTCACAGTTGTTCCCCATGTCTGCATCTGTAGCAAGAACCTGCATAACAAACACCTCTTTATCTTTTGTTTCAGGGAGgacaacagtgtaaaaatgatCAGAAAATACTGGTCTATTATCATTGACATCTGTAATGACTATAGTGACGTCGGTGCTAATGCTCCATGCTGAATCATTTGCATTTACTTTCAAGATATAATGATCCTGCATCTCCCTGTCCAGAAGTCTTTCAACGGTGATGTAGCCACTGGTGACGTCAATATTAAATGGCATATCATCACTTTGGACAATTATGGAGTAATTAATTACTGCATTGGCACCAGTATCATCATCAGTTGAGGTGACTTGTATAATTGTGTGTCCAACTGGGGAATCCTCAGGTACCTCTGTGagaaaaatctgtgaaaaacGAGGTGCATTGTCATTTCTgtctaaaacaacaacaataacagttgCTCTGTCTTCATGAAGAGGGTTGTTTAGTTCGGCAGCTTTAACTGTTAAATTGAATTCAGGGATATTTTCTCTGTCTAAACTTGAAGTGGTGCTCAATAAACCACTTTCAGGgtcaattgtaaaaaaattatTAGTGTTTCCTTCTGT of Siniperca chuatsi isolate FFG_IHB_CAS linkage group LG7, ASM2008510v1, whole genome shotgun sequence contains these proteins:
- the LOC122879166 gene encoding protocadherin Fat 4 isoform X3, with translation MQQGDSVSSVRVYFNVLDVNDNPPVFSQDTFSTSLLEDTRVGTCFLSLNVSDKDDGHNGDLKLRVVGGEEEEVFLINSAGSLCLNTELDRERQSLYNLTVTANDCVQPESLQFTSTVRVIVVVDDINDNAPLFVSAKIVSIPEDTALNSVIMTVHAEDEDIGSNGEVLYYLNNTSGGMFSIDNRRGKVYLKRALDREHLDTLNITVTATDKGSPRLATTMNLTVHVEDANDHDPEFSQSTYSLTVREDTPRGTSLFQVQALDRDIGTNGQVRYILTQGGPFVVDSVRGVITVMDKLDRESDSNYILIITAVDQGNIPRSATAAISVTVLDVNDFAPLFTPETLTIHVMENEEDPSQLTYQVSALDEDLGINKQLTYFIQKENSDGLFSITPSGTFQILHSLDRERESLYFLTIIAVDSGFPPLTGTLSVHVIVDDINDNRPEFTEEVYNTIVSEDSPIGTVFAMITASDIDEGVGGEIRYSTENLDVPFAIDETSGELFTTDVLDRETVAIYSLMVIGSDKHPTQSLSSSVLVTVLIGDINDHWPQFMNSPYVAYVPTEMAPGSVVCAVQATDGDTEMNAELHYSLYGLSSDLFVIYPYSGTIFTSSAIQRWEDIIVNVHVEDAGENPKFDITTISIRFQNVSDFPVMNVDVLSYSLSEDKPVGTLVAVVSAASIRAEPVSFYLASGNFEDMFHVEQLSGALTVENPLDYENKKEFTLLIEARDSGSPPFSSFAEIHINISDVNDNFPQFTQVEYRCEVFENSPPSWVCDVLAIDADSGSYGIVQYNITEGNTNNFFTIDPESGLLSTTSSLDRENIPEFNLTVKAAELNNPLHEDRATVIVVVLDRNDNAPRFSQIFLTEVPEDSPVGHTIIQVTSTDDDTGANAVINYSIIVQSDDMPFNIDVTSGYITVERLLDREMQDHYILKVNANDSAWSISTDVTIVITDVNDNRPVFSDHFYTVVLPETKDKEVFVMQVLATDADMGNNCEILYVIEPPNEEFWVNTSSGEINTKQPLMLHNSAFEIYQFTVIAFDCGRVPLHSNATVTVRLEPYNYYPPMFLPLQPLIAIPYHMAVGTEVAQFAAIDQDVNNTSVGIEYVLNGGNASDFFWIQADNGKVMLNQSLMESVNLFFTLLVMAKDQGHPSLSSQTEITFEITGRNQFSPIFREPDVTFTVPEDLSVGSVIGKIQAQDEDYGPNGAIMYCITPENQYLPFSVGDSSGLLTLIRELDFETEGIYHFQIKAMDGGWVSKTGMLNVTVVVMDVNDNPPVFSSSEYTTSVPENSESGTNVLDVKALDADSGANAQISYSLIAGHVDKFAIDSRNGTITTLDVFDYEQEQIFDVTIKASNIGGHALFSLAHVVIQISDVNESTPTFRKKEYNFLVFKNVPVGTRIGKVTATDDDQGSEGQVFYLMFGQNKYMGFEIKKLSGEIYTTGSLRKQGNSHIVLKVLAKNSGVITGVDVDETLVHIRVIDTNDAPIFTSALYLANVTEDSPVGASVITVSALDQDSIFDWNRFFFTIENGNTNFSFAIDPSSGVISVNSPLDRELVQVYNLTVTATDNGSPPATGTTYVIVTIDDVNDNAPKLTFTEAQVKENQPQGTIVVRLNASDSDLPPNQGPFTYWLANPSAGSPFSLTPDGVLYTTRTIDREQISAYRVLVAVRDAGIPLLSSTTMIHIKIVDLNDNPSLPRNIFIEVKYFGSSFQGGMVGNVHPEDQDESDTFNCAIKSGPLNMFTVANGTCELWSSPFQGEATFNITIEATDQLHLPVNNSIYVNYKGFTNASIDSCILFYVSSSSMEEFLSNNYLRFVKALDSLFNLQASKTHAFGMKHIGSEILLLAAVKNYNGQYLSREVASGISAGHKKLLEAQSNVTISHITSDPCLTSPCQNGATCNKNIYITQDVAVLESTAVIFVSPQKEIFNCTCPAGFTGTLCEDDIDECEVNPCENKGTCVNTPGSFYCHCQSGFSGSVCSTDVDECLKVNCQNGGTCIPTRDRYHCHCVPGFEGEMCEQFIDHCRSTPCVQGSCVNSQTGFSCHCPFGVSGVHCEEHSYGFEELSFMEFPPLDRSTNLIFLEFATVQRNSLLLYNPGGSSSREFFALEILDGTIHLSYDLGSGPVRLQTNKKVADGYFHSVTARRTGNMGSLHVDNCTDVIVENNGFCFSQSDGRSLESTLDVGSNMTFGGLRTFESILLHPAQIKTHDFVGCIHNIHVNGILLRPSMALATYNILDRCPRATPSPCHSNPCKNGGMCHDLWSDYLCECKNPFTGSNCAKEISEELVLRFNGNDYIEYVIKERFRRDYLLKDLLDDEKEENTREQRIINIKFKTQDNGVLMFVAGQTRYIMLKIKDRKPVYISRDTLSGHLSEFTVGSPVADGVWHVLSLSSNGQNTFLIVDGKPVLNITDQSMDLTPVSVEKIIFGAALTGDSKLQQSGFTGCVQYFNMTGYTLPVSGHSMMVDVWPSLTLVQSSCSSPGVCLTSPCSEEDTARRGCLSSHCQNQWRCGPAVQNRSCICLHNVSDHTCDICISTTESSDRCSEAQGSVPLWLIAVILPLISILVIIGMFVALYRVRRQNAKCQSHSSPQKTEQGTDNVTFCFDDNRTVTDIASAEKEKQHDSMSAAQQRLSVEFYCDASLSSVQPVPNCELEYYEIGSISSAFHSDTASLKLSWHKHLYSTKCMKSDPKRWGDLRTLLAGFKKECSSEERAKSPTKPQNVVSLNKQLLTKIDTEQSQHCYKKMFLQPEFLEPVQRLTFEEISKLNTPLEQTMSQRAFLWSKPAKSTTMVDVSSDSETDSTFTGSQYECGQFSFTRKYIHDQSSPSVCSFRQQDILPVSSFLKHTCHSAAGQYKAESALSSMCEQWENILNIHIPFNSYASVFEDIARLPTEPSHSYDMQSDIEETI